The genomic interval TTTTCGTAGCAAAATTCCACATTGAACGATTCAGGTTCAGGATATAATAGCCTTTGTATCATCGAAGAATAGTTACCGTCAAAAGGAGTTACGTTGAGCTTGTAAACTACTTGATATGTGTAATAAGAGATGCCATGTTTACCGTCCTCATTTTTTTGCATTATGAAGGCATCTAAACTTGAATGCTCACTTACGAGTATTATCTCTTTAGCAATCAAAGTTTTGACTATTTCTTCCTTGAGCTGATTTGTAGGTGCAAGTTTGCTTTTAATATTATTTATAGGAACTGTAATGTTCATATCTTCAGAAAGTGCTGCTCTTAGTAAGACACTTAAATAGAGTCTATCTTCCGAGGTCAAGTCACTTTCGAGAACAAGAGGGGTATCTCCATTAAAAAAAACTGAATTTACAGCATCTCTTTTTTCTTTTTCTAATTTTATTGCCTCTTCTTCACAAAAATGACAAGTACAAGACCTTGAATTTTCACTATGAGAACAATGCGGACAGGCATCTTTACGTCGTATCATTTTATCACTCGTTTTAGACTGAAGCTCACCTAATAAATGTGATTCGCATTTTTCGCACTTTGCTTCTAAATAGACAGGCGGGAATGTTTTTACCAACTTTGAAGGTGTGATGGACATGTTGTACTCAATTAAAATATCTTTGACTTTTTCATTCGCATAATACTTTGTAATCACTTCATGAATTTTTTCTTTTGATAAATGTTTTAAGCATGGATCTATTTCATTAAAATTAAAATGACCAATTTCTAATTGCATAATGCACCTCCGATTACAAAACGTTTGTTCGACTAGTAATAGTATAAGTTAATAAATGTAAAAAATTCAATCTACTTTAAGAATAATGTTTTTAAAGGACTAAGCCTATTCACCCTCTACCTTCTCGAAAGTCTTCTAGGAGGGTTGCTCAAGAAGTCCCCCTTACCGATGTACTTCCTTTTATCCTTTTTGTGGATGCCGTCCTTGTGTCAGGGAGCGGACTTCGTATTGGACCAGGTCTATTTCTTGCGAGATTTCATCTAGGATCAAGAGGACGTCGCCAACCTAGTCGAAACTCAATAACATGGTCTTCTCGCGTCCCTCAGCACTCAGAATCTTCGCCTGATATGGGCTGACCTCTTCAAACGGATACTCGATTCTTATCTCCATCTCGTCATATGAGCTTCCATGATCCACATCGGATACGTCATGGGCATGTCCTTCCAGGTCAGCCCCGTGGCCTTCACCTTCTTCAGTCATTACTATACAGAGGACTATTCTAAAATCGACGAGGTCTATTACCACAATCCAGTAAGATACCCTCCTAAACTGACGGTCTTGCAGTATTATTATCGAAGCTATGACAAGAAAGACCTGCTACAAGTCACTTTCGAGTATGATTACAAAAAGAACATGTATTTCGTCCAAAAATGATGCATCAACAATGGTACGGCTGTACATCAGGAAGAAGGAACATGAAAACTGATCGAGGAAGAGAAGAGATGATACCTATATAAAATCAGGACCTGACACTTGATAGGGTTTTCCCATACGTCATGAGCCTCGATAGCCAATCAGGTCAGACTCCTAATGCATAAAAAGAATGACAAACGAAAAAGAGTAATGGTAAAATATGAGATTATATCCAAAAAGTAGACAGTTGAAATAACAAAATTGTTTATTTTTGAAGGTATCTTTTCTATCTCCGAATTTAAATTTTCGCTGGATAAAAAACTACAAATTGTTAAGATGTACGAAGACTGAATAGACTCGATAAAATCGTTTTCCTCGCTCTTCGATCTCCCAGTCACGGCCTTAAATAGAGAGAGAGCAAAATATCGTAGAGGTGGCTTCTCAGCACTTCATGATCGAAAAGAATGGACATGCTATTCAGAAGAATAAAAATCAGAGTCTCTACGCGCAGCTTTAACTCAAGAGAAAATCGCTTACTTACGCTACAGTACGATTTAATATTTTGAGTTTAAACGTAATTGCAGAATGTATTAGGAAGTATGCTAGTCAAAGTACTTAAGAAAAAAAATTGAAGTGGAAATAAATGGTAGAAATACTACATTTGAAGAACATGTCTAGGCAGTTATGAGCTGTATACAAAATGGAAAAGACTATAAAAGCATCATAAAAAAACCATCGGGGTACCCTATCAATAAGTCTATAGTAGGAAAGTTAATTTGATTTATAGTAAGATGGAAGCGAAGAGTAAAAAATGTTTAATGAGAGGTAATGATACGTATGACTACTTTATATTTTTCTAAGATGAATTTAAATTCGCACATCTATGAAGTGTATGATGCTGAAGATAAAAAAGGAAAACTAAATGAAATATTAACAGATATATATATTTCTATAAAAGATAATGTTTCCTACGAAGACAATATTTTATGGATTGATTCTGAAGGTAATGCTCATTCTAAGATTATTACTTATAAATTAGTCCAACTCGACAGTATGACAGCTGTTGAAGATTTGGCTATTGTTGGACGAATGGTAAAGACATCCACTTTAATTACGAATAAATTAGAAGAAGATGGGACTATATCGAAAATTCCAGTCAGTAATGACGAGGTTGTGGAATTTTATTTTGATGTAAGCAAAGAGATTATTGCATATAATAGAACTAATCGTTTTGGTCACAAGGACATTAACGATGCTTTTGAGAAAATACTAAACAAACTGTTTGAAGACGAAATTTTAAATAATACGGAACAAGAGTTTCCTTATTACGTCAAATTTGAAAACGTTCGAGAAGGACTTTCACTCGATAATTTAAAAAGAGAACTTTTTGCATTAGGAAAAGTTAAAGAATTGACATTAGAAATCATTCCCCCAAATCCAGATGATGATCTTTTAGACAGATTGGATGAGGAGGCTGATAACTATTTGAATGATTTAAAGAGTGCGAAAGTTACTCATAGGAAACTAATTCTAACATCTAGAGATCCAGACGGACTTCAACTTAATGACGAGTTAGTAGAAGGCGAAATAAATATGATAAATGAAATTCATTCTGAATTATCGAGTGAAGAAGCAATAGAGAATGGATATGTTTCTGTGCAAGCATATAGCCAAAATGGTATTAGCTTTTCAACAAGAAAATCAAAAGTTAGAACTGCAATAATTGCTGAAACAAGTAGTCTTATAAGCTTTGCTCAAAGATGTAAAGATAAAATCAGAAGAATAAAAACTAGAAATCAACATGAAGAAGGGTCGTAATGAATAGTAAATTCAAAGATTTAATTAACATTAAAAGCTCAGAAGTGAGAATGACTTGGTTAATAACTATTGGTACATTGATTGTATTACACCAATTAAATGTTTATTCAAACTGGGTCGATTATGAATCAATGTTTAAATCGCTTATCAACTCCGTGATTCAAAGCTTTATAGGATTAATAGGGATAATAATCGCTGGAGTAGCAGTTATTATCTCTGTATTTACGAGAGAAGTTCTAAGAGTAATGCGTAAAAAAGACTTGGTTGATAGTTTACGACCAATTTTTAATAGTTTTGTTTTTTTAGCTCAATTTACAGTCATAGGAATAATATTGTTTGTATTTGTTTATTTCTTTATCCACACTAAAGTTCTTATTCCAATGTGGCTATTCTACGTGATAATTTTTGTTACTACGTATATATTTTATTTTGTGATGTTCTACACTGTGAGCTTAATTAGGAATATTGTGAAAATGTTCTTTATCACATCAAAATTCAATGAAGGATTGGATAAGGAAGCGGATTTATTATTAGAAGAGGCAATTAACTTTATTGAAAACGAATTAAAAAGTGAGCATTTTGTGATTGATCAATTAATAAGAAGTGTAATTACAAACAAAGACTTAAAACCCGATTTAAAAATTGAAATCATTAAGATTTTAATGAAGTAGAAAAAAACTTTGATAAAAATCAAAGTTCTCAGATTATAGACAAACCCTCATTTCATATTTGAAATGAGGGTTTGTCTATAATCTAGGTGCCTTATAAAGAGACTCCTACGGTAAATCAAATCCAATCCGACAACCTTATACACATAGTTAATCTAGAGCAATAGATCAATTTGACACTTTTCGTACTGATGCTCTACTGCCTGTACCTCGATCACTTGCGTCAAGAAAAGACCGTGACACCAACAGCCTCGCGAGGACATAACGATATTTTATAACGTGACCTCCATCTTTTTATTGTAAGCTTCCTTTTTCTATTATATATTGTCTAGCCCTCTACATCCCTTTCGATTCGACTGGCACAACTGATGAGTGACCCGCAGAGCGATATGCACGATTTCCTTCGGGCATCTTTGCACTCTCCAATCGACTGATCTTCGTGGCCCCTCCTCCCACCCCATTCGCGCTATAAATGATGTTATGTCAACTAAATGTACCATTTAAATTTACTTGTGATAATTAGACATTATCACAAGTAGTTGTATGTTATACTATTCATATACATTAAGAATATGACAACTCAATACATAGAATAAATAGATTAAAATATACATATATAAACCATAACTCAATGTAATACACTAAAAAAGACGGATTTCATGTCATATGACACGAAGGACAGTCCGAAAGAGGAAGCGTCGAAGGCCGAAGAGGATGGAGGAGAAGGGGATGGAGAACGACACACGAGGATTGGTGCCGAGGGAAGAGGCGGCGCTGGCGTTCGCGGACAGCCGGCAGAAGCTGCTGGCCGTGCTCGAGGACGACCACCTGAACATGGAGGCCCTGAGCGACCTCGAAATCTTCGAGCTGTTCTGGGCGACGGAGCTGTTCCCGATCTATAGCCAGAAGAGCCCGCATACGAAGCGGGCCTACAAGCAGGACCTCGACTACATCCTGCGCTTCTTCGTGACGAAGACCCAGGGCGTCAAGCAGCTGACAATCCTCAACCTGCATGAGTACCTTAAGGACGTCCATGACCAGTACGCGCCACGGACCGTCAAGCGGCGCAATGCCATGCTGCGACGCTTCCTACGCTTCCTGCACATAAACGACTACCACGCGCGCGACCTGTCGTTGCAGGTGAAGGACCAGATGAAGCCGGAGCCGCTCCGGCGCGAGATTGACTTCGACGAGATGGAGGAAATAGCCCTCGCCTTCCGCCATACGGTGAAGCAGAAAAAGAACCGCGAGCTGTTGCAGCTGCGGAACGAGACGATGGGGTATCTATTGTTGACTACTGGAATGCGAGCTAGTGAATTACTCGCACTGCAGTTCAATCAGGTTCATGAAACATCATATATGAACTATTTAGAGATTAAAGGAAAGCGCGATAAATGGAGGCGTATCCCTTTATCAAAAAAATCGCTTTATCTAATCAATCGACTAAAAACGTTAATGCAAATTGAAGATATCAATAACCCTCATATATGTTTTAATCTTCAATCAAAAAATGACTCTATTTCATATGAAGCATTGAGATTGATCGCACAGTCTGCATCGATTCGACTTACATCTCAAGTCAATTCACCACATTGGTATAGACGCTCATTTATTACTAAACTACTAGCCGAAGGAGTGTCACTATTCGAAGTTATGAATCTTTCTGGACACGAGTCTATCTCTACAACCAATAATTATTTGCAAACATTAAAAGAAAAGACGAATATAAATCTTCCTTTTGAATAATATAATCCTAAAAGACATTTATAAATGCTCTTTTCTCAGTCCAATTAACCGTATGTTAAATTATTTTTACTGAACCTCCGAATTTACCACTTGACAATTTTTCTATACATTCCGACTTTTTATTTCGTTGAATATAATTGATTTATATTCAAATTTATACTATATTATAAGTAAGTTTCGTTTGTTTCGTTTATTTCGCTAAGAGGAGGAAGATTATGCTAAAAGATAAAATTCAGAACATCATAGGGAGTGATCTCCAAATTGATAAGATTGAAGAATCTAGTGAATTTAAAAGCGAATCCCTTAAAGAGTACGCATCTATTCTTAGAGCTATTAATGTGTTGATAGAACATGAAAAAGTACTGAAATCCGAATCTCCAGAGTTGTCCGAAGAGGCCTATAAATTAATTGTTACCAAATATACAATTCCAAGCAATGCTTTTGATGTACTTCCAAAATATCTTACTGTAAATGAAGTTAGTACTCTATTATCAATCACTCCACAAATGGTTAGACGCAAATGCCAAGCAAAAGAAATAAATGCGTATCGAACGCTTAATAATAAAGGAAAATGGCGTATTCCTACTGAACAATTTGTTGATCATCCTGAACTTGAGACACTAATTATTAACTATAAAAAAAGACGACGTTCTACAGAGAAAACTGTATCCACGCTAGATAGTTATTTTACTAATTTAGGAACTTCAGAGAATAATGATTAAATATTTTCTGGATACAAACATTATTCGTGATTTAAGTACACGTTCTAAAGACACAGCTTCTCGATTAAGAAGAATGCAATGCAAGAGTTTTTGGGAAAAAATAATGGATGATTTAAACTCTCTTATTTATTTATCTGATGAAGTTCAAATTGAGCTAAAAGTTCAGCTATCTGCTATGCATTTTAAAGAAACAGAAATTACAAGTATTAGAAATGCAATTTCAGATTGTATAATTTCTACTAGTACTCTTTCTTCGCAAAAAGAAACTTCACTTCGTTTGATGAGTGCTTATTTAAAAAATGAGTACGGCTCTAAGATAAGAAAAGAAACAGGATTTAGTTGTGAGTACTTGCAAGTTTCCGATGCTAGAATTTTATATACGGCATTTGAAGAAGATGGTGTGCTTGTAACTAGAAATATCAAAGATTTTTTAATCTATTTATTGTTTTTTGATCATTATGAAACTGTTTTATATGATATATCTCAAGGTGCTTATATAAATTTTTCACAATCACTTTATAATGAAATTCAAGCCGATTCTAAAATTTCCGATTTTTTATCTGAAATTATTGATTGATTTTTCATTATAAAAATTAATATATAACCGCTCTAAAAAATTGTCCTCAATGAAAAATTTAGAAACAGCAGTTCCTATTTGAAGCGTAGAAAATAGGGCTGAATTATAATTCGGTCTAAAACTAACTAAATGGCCGATGATTTCTTCTTTTTAAAGGAATCGTCGGCCATTTAATTAGTTTTCTCTTGTTCATAGCGATTTAAAATCTACGTTAATGACTCTTCATGTATGTCTTCTAAGAACTACGGTTGAATTTTTGTATACAGTTCTATTCGCAATCGCTTTACTAAATAGTCTTTAGAACATTTACATAAGTCACATTTCATAATTTTTATTAGTTATTTCTGGTTGAGAGAGATTGACTTCCAAATAAAAATCTTTTGTAACAAAATTAGAATCAAAATTATTTTTTAATTTTACATTGTACTGAAGTTCATTCCTTTTATCAAAATTGTATTGTCCACTTCTAATTAAACTCTCATCATAGTATCTAATTTTTATTACAGCAGTAGGTATAGGAAGATTTTTAATAATATTAAAAATTTCCATATCAAAATCTTTATTTTTATGTATTCTTAATTCTTGTGCCATTCGTTGTACATTAATATAATGATTGCATAAGATTGTGAATTCAGTCGGTATATTAAAATTTACCGAGTCTTGAGACTTAATTATATCTTTGTATTCAGGAATAAAATTATGAATTGCATATTCGAATACCGCAGAATCTTTCATCTCCTTATATGCCTCATAAAATTCATCTTCCTCATCATATTTTATCAATTCCATCTTCATATCATCTAAACGATTTTGTATTTCAAAATCTTTAATTCGGATTAAATCTATATTTTCTTTTTGAATCAACTCAAAACTATAACCCGGAAAATCATGGGATATAAGAGCTTTTGTAGTTTTAAAATAGTAATCTTTAAATTCTGTTAAATTTACATAGCTAAAGGTGTATTCAAGATTTATTGCAGCACCTTTTCCGCTATTAAAAATTTCAAGGGAGTACGGAAATTCGTTTGATTTATATATATTGAATCTTTTATTTCTTATATAAACAATCATTGAATTTAAATATTTGCTTCTGTAATCAAAAGATTTACCTAAAGAAATTATTGGTTTTTCAACATAATTAGGTACATTAAATTTTATTCTACTTATTAAAGAAAAAGCAATCAGGTGAGAAGATTGATCTGTTTTCTCTTTATTTTTATTGAATTCTATTGATTCGGTAGCTATTCGTACTGATTCAGCTGATAAAGCAGCTGACCTTGAAGAATTAACAACTGCTCTAATTCCAACGTAGGCAGCAATGAAGCTAAATATAAATTTCATTGATTCAAAAAAAAATTTACTGTCACTTTTTGAAAGGTTAAAAATTATTACTACTCCAAGTAAAAAAACAGCTACAAGTACCAAAATAAATTTAAAATGATCATTTATATTTCCTTTAATAATGTTCATCCTCCATATTTTTTTTATGAATAACATTTCTTCGCGAAGCCAAGATAATGATTGTCATATGGTGAGACAACCTAAAAACTCAGTTCACTCGCAGCCAATCCGAAGGTTCGTGCTGGATGACGACATAATGGTGGTGAACAACCATTCATAACAATATAAATCTATCAGATGGTATCAGTGTCCATGTCACTCTCAGCACTTGCTGACTCGGCTTAGGTGATGGACGTGTCTAAGTAAGCATGTAGTTCTTCTACTAAGTGTCCCCCGCTTCTGCTAGATACTGCATCGAATTGACGTGATTGTACACGCTACTCTCGACGACAAAGAATTCGAGGGCGATGTAAAAAGTCTTCATGATGCATTTCCTTTCCATACTTACTCCTCCTTATTGTGGTGACTTGCATCCGAGATACAATAACACGACGGCAGCCTGTTTATTTTCGTCCCAGAGCGTCGATACTTCGAACGCTCCGTAGATTGCGTAAATTTTTGAAGAGGATACCTGCATTAATCAGGATTTTCTCCTTCTCCTTCAAATAAACTATGAGACTTAAGAACTCGACGAGGCGACAATCAATCGAGACACAGATTCGTATGTTTAGAAATGCTAAAAGTGTTCGTGACTTGGACGTACCGGTTAGAGCTGAGAATGACCACGATTAGCTTGCCACCGTCTTCCTGTTAAAGATTTACTTCATGATTTACATAAGTTAATCATAAATACTATTTAAATACTCCTCACGACTCACATATATTTTTTCAAATTCTTTCGAATAGTAATGTTTGCTATTATTAACTAAATTCACAATTTCTTTTTCGCTCATCGTTAATGATAGGCAACCTTTTATTTTTAATTGAAAGTCGTCCATCAGTAATGACTTATTTCTCTCCATCAACCACTTCATTAGTTGCTCATGCTTAGGTTTTCCTAATTGTTTTACAAAGATTGAAGACTTCCCGAGGCGAAGGTTTTTCAACACACCGGTACGTGACAGAATACTCTCATAAAAGGCATCCTCGAATCCAATGTCATCTAAGGCATGTTTAAAGCCGTTATCTTTCAACGAAGATAGAGTGAAAAATTGCTTTGCATCCACCCATTCTTCTACAGATTTTCTGTAATCAGAAATATCCTTCTCTCTGATCCCGGCTCGTGCAAGGCACGTTTCGGTGACATAGGTACCTGGACTGAGCTGCAGGATTTGCGAGAGTAATAATTTACCCTTGAGATATCTCTTTCCTGCATTTGTCTGGAGGATTGGATGTTCCTCAACGGTCAAAAATTCCCTCTCGAATATGATGCAGTCAAACAGCGAGGAAGCGGTCTGATGATGGAATCTGAAGGCAAGCTCTTTCTCAAG from Exiguobacterium sp. Helios carries:
- a CDS encoding tyrosine-type recombinase/integrase, giving the protein MENDTRGLVPREEAALAFADSRQKLLAVLEDDHLNMEALSDLEIFELFWATELFPIYSQKSPHTKRAYKQDLDYILRFFVTKTQGVKQLTILNLHEYLKDVHDQYAPRTVKRRNAMLRRFLRFLHINDYHARDLSLQVKDQMKPEPLRREIDFDEMEEIALAFRHTVKQKKNRELLQLRNETMGYLLLTTGMRASELLALQFNQVHETSYMNYLEIKGKRDKWRRIPLSKKSLYLINRLKTLMQIEDINNPHICFNLQSKNDSISYEALRLIAQSASIRLTSQVNSPHWYRRSFITKLLAEGVSLFEVMNLSGHESISTTNNYLQTLKEKTNINLPFE
- a CDS encoding helix-turn-helix domain-containing protein; protein product: MLKDKIQNIIGSDLQIDKIEESSEFKSESLKEYASILRAINVLIEHEKVLKSESPELSEEAYKLIVTKYTIPSNAFDVLPKYLTVNEVSTLLSITPQMVRRKCQAKEINAYRTLNNKGKWRIPTEQFVDHPELETLIINYKKRRRSTEKTVSTLDSYFTNLGTSENND
- a CDS encoding DUF4411 family protein is translated as MIKYFLDTNIIRDLSTRSKDTASRLRRMQCKSFWEKIMDDLNSLIYLSDEVQIELKVQLSAMHFKETEITSIRNAISDCIISTSTLSSQKETSLRLMSAYLKNEYGSKIRKETGFSCEYLQVSDARILYTAFEEDGVLVTRNIKDFLIYLLFFDHYETVLYDISQGAYINFSQSLYNEIQADSKISDFLSEIID